A region from the Benincasa hispida cultivar B227 chromosome 10, ASM972705v1, whole genome shotgun sequence genome encodes:
- the LOC120089518 gene encoding THO complex subunit 7A: MSVRGRKVSTRGEAVAANYAFGPLEDDVIIKHRLLTRTTTTRGEPPLKKLQKKFTSFVLEIEKDGSNNDDCEKLSRAFLQELSTFEIPLLKSKAVVDANIREKESFHEFKDEINKQILLAQDDIEDLKKQLEESKIERQHKEECEAIRKLIAAQPPRSVTQKTIVDLEKEIAALDAENTASSRMLELRKKQFALLLHVVDELQNTIEDEQKSLIEEMRITAEENKIGVDDASGGLEAMAVD, from the exons ATGTCTGTGAGAGGGAGGAAAGTCTCCACTCGAGGGGAAGCAGTGGCAGCAAATTATGCTTTTGGGCCCCTTGAAGATGATGTTATTATAAAACATAGGCTTCTCACCCGGACAACGACCACAAGAGGGGAACCTCCATTGAAGAAGCTCCAGAAGAAATTCACTTCCTTTGTTCTTGAGATTGAAAAGGATGGTAGTAACAATGATGACTGTGAGAAGCTTTCCAGAGCTTTCTTACAAGAGCTATCCACATTTGAAATTCCTTTGCTGAAGAGTAAAGCAGTTGTTGATGCAAATATTAGGGAAAAGGAGAGCTTCCATGAGTTTAAGGATGAgataaacaaacaaattttgTTAGCTCAGGATGATATTGAAGATCTTAAGAAGCAGCTTGAAGAAAGCAAAATTGAGAGGCAACACAAGGAGGAGTGTGAGGCAATTAGGAAGCTTATAGCAGCACAGCCGCCTAGGTCTGTGACACAAAAGACTATTGTGGATTTAGAGAAAGAGATTGCTGCACTTGATGCAGAGAACACAGCTAGTTCAAGGATGTTGGAGCTTCGTAAGAAGCAATTTGCTCTTTTGTTGCACGTG GTGGATGAGTTGCAAAATACCATAGAGGATGAacaaaagagtttaattgaggaaatgagaATCACAGCTGAGGAGAATAAGATTGGTGTGGACGATGCTAGTGGAGGCCTGGAAGCCATGGCTGTTGACTGA